Proteins from one Mercurialis annua linkage group LG7, ddMerAnnu1.2, whole genome shotgun sequence genomic window:
- the LOC126655417 gene encoding protein NSP-INTERACTING KINASE 3 isoform X2 has product MEGKSFWQWRIGFLFLALMETSFATLSPTGINYEVVALANIKAALHDPYNVLESWDVNSVDPCSWRMVTCTNDGYVSSLGLPSQSLSGTLSSGIGNLTNLQSVLLQNNAISGPIPAAIGRLEKLQTLDLSNNSFSGEIPASLGDLKNLNYLRLNNNSITGSCPESLSNLEGLTLVDLSFNNLSGSLPKILARTFKVIGNPLICGPKADNCSAVFPEPLSLPPDGLNGQSDPGTSGRHRMAIAFGASFAAAFSIIIIIALLVWWRYRRNQQIFFDVNEQYDRDACLGHLRRFTFKELRAATDHFNSKNILGSGGFGIVYKGFLNDGTLVAVKRLKDYNAGGGEIQFQTEVETISLAVHKNLLRLSGFCTTENERLLVYPYMPNGNVASRLREHIHGRPALDWARRKKIALGTARGLLYLHEQCDPKIIHRDVKAANILLDGDFEAVVGDFGLAKLLDHRDSHVTTAVRGTVGHIAPEYLSTGQSSEKTDVFGFGILLLELITGQKALNFGRATNQKGIMLDWVKKLHQEGKLNVLVDKDLKGNFDRVELEEMVQVALLCTQFNPLHRPKMSEVMKMLEGDGLAEKWEASQKIETPRSRLCENHPQRYSDYIEESSLVVEAMELSGPRITCNNI; this is encoded by the exons TGGTAGCTTTGGCTAATATAAAGGCGGCTTTACACGACCCTTACAATGTTCTGGAGAGTTGGGATGTTAATTCTGTTGATCCTTGTAGCTGGAGAATGGTTACTTGCACTAATGATGGATATGTTTCTTCTTT GGGACTTCCTAGCCAGAGCTTATCTGGAACCTTGTCTTCTGGAATTGGGAACCTTACCAATTTGCAGTCAGT GTTGCTGCAGAATAACGCTATTTCAGGACCTATTCCTGCTGCAATTGGGAGGTTGGAGAAGCTTCAGACACTTGATCTCTCAAACAATTCATTCAGCGGGGAAATACCTGCTTCTTTGGGGGACCTCAAGAACCTAAATTACTT GCGTTTAAATAACAACAGCATTACTGGATCCTGCCCGGAGTCTCTGTCCAATCTTGAAGGCCTTACTCTTGT AGACCTTTCATTTAACAATCTGAGTGGTTCGTTGCCTAAAATATTAGCAAGAACTTTCAA AGTGATAGGAAACCCTTTAATTTGTGGACCCAAGGCCGATAACTGTTCTGCTGTCTTTCCAGAGCCACTCTCTCTTCCACCAGATGGTCTAAATG gTCAATCAGACCCTGGAACCAGTGGCCGCCACCGCATGGCTATTGCTTTTGGTGCAAGCTTTGCTGCCGCCTTTTCCATCATAATTATCATTGCGTTACTTGTTTGGTGGCGATATAGGCGCAATCAGCAGATTTTCTTTGATGTGAATG AACAATATGACCGAGATGCCTGCTTGGGCCATTTAAGAAGATTTACTTTTAAGGAGCTCAGAGCTGCAACTGAtcatttcaattcaaaaaatattcttGGAAGTGGTGGATTTGGGATTGTGTACAAGGGATTCTTGAATGATGGGACACTTGTAGCTGTGAAAAGGCTGAAGGACTATAATGCAGGTGGTGGTGAAATTCAATTCCAGACAGAAGTAGAGACAATAAGCTTAGCTGTTCATAAAAATCTGCTCAGGCTTTCTGGATTTTGCACCACTGAGAATGAGAGGCTCCTTGTTTATCCATATATGCCAAATGGAAATGTAGCATCTCGGTTAAGAG AACACATTCATGGCCGGCCAGCTTTGGACTGGGCAAGACGAAAGAAGATAGCTTTAGGTACAGCCAGAGGACTACTATATTTGCACGAGCAGTGTGACCCTAAGATTATTCATCGTGATGTCAAAGCAGCCAACATTTTGTTGGATGGAGATTTTGAGGCGGTTGTTGGTGATTTTGGGTTGGCAAAGCTTCTGGATCACAGAGATTCCCATGTGACCACAGCAGTGCGTGGTACCGTTGGCCACATCGCTCCAGAGTATTTATCAACGGGCCAGTCTTCAGAAAAGACGGACGTGTTCGGATTTGGGATATTGCTTCTTGAGCTAATCACGGGTCAGAAAGCCTTGAACTTTGGAAGGGCAACTAACCAGAAAGGGATCATGCTTGATTGG GTGAAGAAACTCCATCAAGAAGGAAAATTGAATGTACTAGTGGATAAAGATCTAAAAGGAAACTTTGATAGAGTAGAATTGGAAGAGATGGTTCAAGTAGCTCTTTTATGCACTCAATTCAATCCTCTACACCGTCCGAAGATGTCTGAAGTAATGAAGATGTTAGAAGGCGACGGTTTAGCAGAGAAATGGGAGGCTTCACAGAAGATCGAGACGCCGAGGTCTAGATTATGTGAAAATCACCCTCAAAGATATTCAGATTATATAGAAGAATCTTCACTTGTGGTAGAAGCAATGGAGCTGTCCGGTCCAAG GATCACCTGCAACAACATATAA
- the LOC126655417 gene encoding protein NSP-INTERACTING KINASE 3 isoform X1, producing MEGKSFWQWRIGFLFLALMETSFATLSPTGINYEVVALANIKAALHDPYNVLESWDVNSVDPCSWRMVTCTNDGYVSSLGLPSQSLSGTLSSGIGNLTNLQSVLLQNNAISGPIPAAIGRLEKLQTLDLSNNSFSGEIPASLGDLKNLNYLRLNNNSITGSCPESLSNLEGLTLVDLSFNNLSGSLPKILARTFKVIGNPLICGPKADNCSAVFPEPLSLPPDGLNGQSDPGTSGRHRMAIAFGASFAAAFSIIIIIALLVWWRYRRNQQIFFDVNEQYDRDACLGHLRRFTFKELRAATDHFNSKNILGSGGFGIVYKGFLNDGTLVAVKRLKDYNAGGGEIQFQTEVETISLAVHKNLLRLSGFCTTENERLLVYPYMPNGNVASRLREHIHGRPALDWARRKKIALGTARGLLYLHEQCDPKIIHRDVKAANILLDGDFEAVVGDFGLAKLLDHRDSHVTTAVRGTVGHIAPEYLSTGQSSEKTDVFGFGILLLELITGQKALNFGRATNQKGIMLDWVKKLHQEGKLNVLVDKDLKGNFDRVELEEMVQVALLCTQFNPLHRPKMSEVMKMLEGDGLAEKWEASQKIETPRSRLCENHPQRYSDYIEESSLVVEAMELSGPSDKRANSRVRITCNNI from the exons TGGTAGCTTTGGCTAATATAAAGGCGGCTTTACACGACCCTTACAATGTTCTGGAGAGTTGGGATGTTAATTCTGTTGATCCTTGTAGCTGGAGAATGGTTACTTGCACTAATGATGGATATGTTTCTTCTTT GGGACTTCCTAGCCAGAGCTTATCTGGAACCTTGTCTTCTGGAATTGGGAACCTTACCAATTTGCAGTCAGT GTTGCTGCAGAATAACGCTATTTCAGGACCTATTCCTGCTGCAATTGGGAGGTTGGAGAAGCTTCAGACACTTGATCTCTCAAACAATTCATTCAGCGGGGAAATACCTGCTTCTTTGGGGGACCTCAAGAACCTAAATTACTT GCGTTTAAATAACAACAGCATTACTGGATCCTGCCCGGAGTCTCTGTCCAATCTTGAAGGCCTTACTCTTGT AGACCTTTCATTTAACAATCTGAGTGGTTCGTTGCCTAAAATATTAGCAAGAACTTTCAA AGTGATAGGAAACCCTTTAATTTGTGGACCCAAGGCCGATAACTGTTCTGCTGTCTTTCCAGAGCCACTCTCTCTTCCACCAGATGGTCTAAATG gTCAATCAGACCCTGGAACCAGTGGCCGCCACCGCATGGCTATTGCTTTTGGTGCAAGCTTTGCTGCCGCCTTTTCCATCATAATTATCATTGCGTTACTTGTTTGGTGGCGATATAGGCGCAATCAGCAGATTTTCTTTGATGTGAATG AACAATATGACCGAGATGCCTGCTTGGGCCATTTAAGAAGATTTACTTTTAAGGAGCTCAGAGCTGCAACTGAtcatttcaattcaaaaaatattcttGGAAGTGGTGGATTTGGGATTGTGTACAAGGGATTCTTGAATGATGGGACACTTGTAGCTGTGAAAAGGCTGAAGGACTATAATGCAGGTGGTGGTGAAATTCAATTCCAGACAGAAGTAGAGACAATAAGCTTAGCTGTTCATAAAAATCTGCTCAGGCTTTCTGGATTTTGCACCACTGAGAATGAGAGGCTCCTTGTTTATCCATATATGCCAAATGGAAATGTAGCATCTCGGTTAAGAG AACACATTCATGGCCGGCCAGCTTTGGACTGGGCAAGACGAAAGAAGATAGCTTTAGGTACAGCCAGAGGACTACTATATTTGCACGAGCAGTGTGACCCTAAGATTATTCATCGTGATGTCAAAGCAGCCAACATTTTGTTGGATGGAGATTTTGAGGCGGTTGTTGGTGATTTTGGGTTGGCAAAGCTTCTGGATCACAGAGATTCCCATGTGACCACAGCAGTGCGTGGTACCGTTGGCCACATCGCTCCAGAGTATTTATCAACGGGCCAGTCTTCAGAAAAGACGGACGTGTTCGGATTTGGGATATTGCTTCTTGAGCTAATCACGGGTCAGAAAGCCTTGAACTTTGGAAGGGCAACTAACCAGAAAGGGATCATGCTTGATTGG GTGAAGAAACTCCATCAAGAAGGAAAATTGAATGTACTAGTGGATAAAGATCTAAAAGGAAACTTTGATAGAGTAGAATTGGAAGAGATGGTTCAAGTAGCTCTTTTATGCACTCAATTCAATCCTCTACACCGTCCGAAGATGTCTGAAGTAATGAAGATGTTAGAAGGCGACGGTTTAGCAGAGAAATGGGAGGCTTCACAGAAGATCGAGACGCCGAGGTCTAGATTATGTGAAAATCACCCTCAAAGATATTCAGATTATATAGAAGAATCTTCACTTGTGGTAGAAGCAATGGAGCTGTCCGGTCCAAG TGATAAGAGAGCAAATTCACGTGTTAGGATCACCTGCAACAACATATAA
- the LOC126655417 gene encoding protein NSP-INTERACTING KINASE 3 isoform X3, with translation MEGKSFWQWRIGFLFLALMETSFATLSPTGINYEVVALANIKAALHDPYNVLESWDVNSVDPCSWRMVTCTNDGYVSSLGLPSQSLSGTLSSGIGNLTNLQSVLLQNNAISGPIPAAIGRLEKLQTLDLSNNSFSGEIPASLGDLKNLNYLRLNNNSITGSCPESLSNLEGLTLVDLSFNNLSGSLPKILARTFKVIGNPLICGPKADNCSAVFPEPLSLPPDGLNGQSDPGTSGRHRMAIAFGASFAAAFSIIIIIALLVWWRYRRNQQIFFDVNEQYDRDACLGHLRRFTFKELRAATDHFNSKNILGSGGFGIVYKGFLNDGTLVAVKRLKDYNAGGGEIQFQTEVETISLAVHKNLLRLSGFCTTENERLLVYPYMPNGNVASRLREHIHGRPALDWARRKKIALGTARGLLYLHEQCDPKIIHRDVKAANILLDGDFEAVVGDFGLAKLLDHRDSHVTTAVRGTVGHIAPEYLSTGQSSEKTDVFGFGILLLELITGQKALNFGRATNQKGIMLDWVKKLHQEGKLNVLVDKDLKGNFDRVELEEMVQVALLCTQFNPLHRPKMSEVMKMLEGDGLAEKWEASQKIETPRSRLCENHPQRYSDYIEESSLVVEAMELSGPR, from the exons TGGTAGCTTTGGCTAATATAAAGGCGGCTTTACACGACCCTTACAATGTTCTGGAGAGTTGGGATGTTAATTCTGTTGATCCTTGTAGCTGGAGAATGGTTACTTGCACTAATGATGGATATGTTTCTTCTTT GGGACTTCCTAGCCAGAGCTTATCTGGAACCTTGTCTTCTGGAATTGGGAACCTTACCAATTTGCAGTCAGT GTTGCTGCAGAATAACGCTATTTCAGGACCTATTCCTGCTGCAATTGGGAGGTTGGAGAAGCTTCAGACACTTGATCTCTCAAACAATTCATTCAGCGGGGAAATACCTGCTTCTTTGGGGGACCTCAAGAACCTAAATTACTT GCGTTTAAATAACAACAGCATTACTGGATCCTGCCCGGAGTCTCTGTCCAATCTTGAAGGCCTTACTCTTGT AGACCTTTCATTTAACAATCTGAGTGGTTCGTTGCCTAAAATATTAGCAAGAACTTTCAA AGTGATAGGAAACCCTTTAATTTGTGGACCCAAGGCCGATAACTGTTCTGCTGTCTTTCCAGAGCCACTCTCTCTTCCACCAGATGGTCTAAATG gTCAATCAGACCCTGGAACCAGTGGCCGCCACCGCATGGCTATTGCTTTTGGTGCAAGCTTTGCTGCCGCCTTTTCCATCATAATTATCATTGCGTTACTTGTTTGGTGGCGATATAGGCGCAATCAGCAGATTTTCTTTGATGTGAATG AACAATATGACCGAGATGCCTGCTTGGGCCATTTAAGAAGATTTACTTTTAAGGAGCTCAGAGCTGCAACTGAtcatttcaattcaaaaaatattcttGGAAGTGGTGGATTTGGGATTGTGTACAAGGGATTCTTGAATGATGGGACACTTGTAGCTGTGAAAAGGCTGAAGGACTATAATGCAGGTGGTGGTGAAATTCAATTCCAGACAGAAGTAGAGACAATAAGCTTAGCTGTTCATAAAAATCTGCTCAGGCTTTCTGGATTTTGCACCACTGAGAATGAGAGGCTCCTTGTTTATCCATATATGCCAAATGGAAATGTAGCATCTCGGTTAAGAG AACACATTCATGGCCGGCCAGCTTTGGACTGGGCAAGACGAAAGAAGATAGCTTTAGGTACAGCCAGAGGACTACTATATTTGCACGAGCAGTGTGACCCTAAGATTATTCATCGTGATGTCAAAGCAGCCAACATTTTGTTGGATGGAGATTTTGAGGCGGTTGTTGGTGATTTTGGGTTGGCAAAGCTTCTGGATCACAGAGATTCCCATGTGACCACAGCAGTGCGTGGTACCGTTGGCCACATCGCTCCAGAGTATTTATCAACGGGCCAGTCTTCAGAAAAGACGGACGTGTTCGGATTTGGGATATTGCTTCTTGAGCTAATCACGGGTCAGAAAGCCTTGAACTTTGGAAGGGCAACTAACCAGAAAGGGATCATGCTTGATTGG GTGAAGAAACTCCATCAAGAAGGAAAATTGAATGTACTAGTGGATAAAGATCTAAAAGGAAACTTTGATAGAGTAGAATTGGAAGAGATGGTTCAAGTAGCTCTTTTATGCACTCAATTCAATCCTCTACACCGTCCGAAGATGTCTGAAGTAATGAAGATGTTAGAAGGCGACGGTTTAGCAGAGAAATGGGAGGCTTCACAGAAGATCGAGACGCCGAGGTCTAGATTATGTGAAAATCACCCTCAAAGATATTCAGATTATATAGAAGAATCTTCACTTGTGGTAGAAGCAATGGAGCTGTCCGGTCCAAGGTAG